From Pseudorasbora parva isolate DD20220531a chromosome 25, ASM2467924v1, whole genome shotgun sequence, one genomic window encodes:
- the LOC137065052 gene encoding NACHT, LRR and PYD domains-containing protein 3-like: MASVGVNVIETAALGRPFQLGMLYDCRKDALIPGITLWDPEKLKQSLQVHPKINTDFNVTASDSIEDKSNLLNVDGSLKLSVLGGFVNVSGAAKYLKDTKKSFKQQRLTLHYHSTSRFEELTMKHLIPADTVHHEVLDNDTATHVVTAVLYGAEACFVFDRDVSSDEEIKTVEGEAKVAFEKLKCISVDASINLKMNDTQKNAVRKFTCTFYGDFQLPSNPTSFEDAIKVFSDLPNLLGEKKELAVPLRVWLYPLDKLHSGASNLQKDISMDLILETESAIENLNTTEMKCNDLLKDLPASTFTALHDKILQMKQNCYMYKLRLMKKLSSLLPNIRGDVMKETDLNDLLQEHNESPFSGRDLAEWLKERERESDVIKLILRQLKGAGAQIGVNIDLVLMDLEVGNLVCYTFTSLNCSDMLLLQQKAHLNPSTKGKNENSLDSEQKSWLTPEIHKTTRNNLKIFKNFIDSKDRKPAKFIVSSKDMKNNPGSCILLYESECDEAVCFIPPSKPACPITEEVKDNSVVVKVPPSCPATVELRILYKLKQGILWTSKPVLKDELTVTLTDLRAGTEYKIKCAALGKLNYTVDSDVISVTTEGKDHFNIVTDVKEEGHLLPFTTSGPHKSFEISDKFKLGLKDEFQYLNEEKSPGERRLLNDVFIERHIIKETDSHISDNTEIISNNIFERQNIRTVLMKGEAGIGKTVTLQKFILDWAEEKSNLDIEYVLLVPFQKLNIIRDMVKECSFMELLQQCFKNTEHLKPDSDRIMLIFDGLHEFKLPLDFTNTKSITDPNKPASVTDLLTNLIMGNLLPNAQIWITSRPAAANQIPAQYIDRVTEIQGFNDEQKEEYFRKSISDPIMANKVISHIRTSPRINSMCYSPDYCRFITAIPEEIISTGGSDLPKTLTQMYSRFLLAQTEPNRERKETIRALGKIAFHLLVNGSSLFCDEPDGLSAERVKASSSIIKVIDEQRKSFCFMDHRTQAFLAALYVTEIINGGNAVHLRDLSSLKLEYGERSLTDYNLLQKVMNIALQKQMDLFFCFLLGLTLESSQRTLKDLLTQRRRSSSSSLATIQHIKTMITNSSSENAVENSLLFDALKELDDRYLIQQIKTHLKSGLRLSPVEFSSLMIVLLNPEEQLDQIKSVVKTFGEHELRSLRSNPSHLRELDLSGNILGDSGVKLLSDLLEDPQCKLEKLELRSCQISDKGYDVLSSALRSNPSHLRELDLSKNNITCSGVKQLSDLLEHPQCKLKKLGLRSCQITDRGYVVLSSALRSNPSHLRELDLSKNSISELGVKMLSALLADPQFKLEKLG; the protein is encoded by the exons atggCTTCAGTGGGAGTGAATGTGATTGAAACAGCGGCTCTAGGGAGACCCTTCCAGCTGGGGATGCTGTACGACTGCAGGAAAGATGCTCTCAtaccag GAATCACACTGTGGGATCCAGAGAAGCTAAAGCAGAGTCTACAAGTCCATCCCAAAATTAACACAGATTTCAATGTCACAGCTTCAGACTCCATTGAGGACAAATCCAACTTACTGAACGTTGATGGCTctctgaaactgagtgttttagGTGGATTCGTCAACGTTAGTGGAGCAGCCAAATATCTCAAAGACACCAAGAAGTCTTTCAAACAACAGAGACTGACACTACATTATCATTCAACCAGCAGGTTTGAAGAACTGACCATGAAACACTTAATACCTGCAGATACAGTTCATCATGAGGTGCTTGATAATGACACAGCAACACACGTGGTGACAGCAGTGCTGTATGGAGCAGAAGCCTGCTTTGTGTTTGACAGAGATGTGTCCTCAGATGAGGAAATAAAGACAGTAGAAGGAGAAGCAAAAGTGGCCTTTGAGAAGCTCAAATGCATTTCAGTAGATGCAAGCATCAATCTAAAGATGAATGACACTCAGAAGAACGCAGTTCGGAAATTCACATGCACGTTTTATGGTGACTTTCAGCTACCGTCTAACCCGACCTCTTTTGAAGATGCGATAAAGGTTTTCTCTGATCTTCCAAACCTGCTGGGGGAAAAGAAAGAGCTGGCGGTTCCTCTGAGAGTTTGGCTTTATCCTCTGGACAAACTTCACTCAGGAGCATCAAATCTTCAGAAAGACATCAGCATGGATCTAATCCTAGAAACCGAATCAGCGATTGAGAATTTAAATACAACTGAGATGAAATGCAATGACCTTCTGAAAGATTTACCTGCTTCAACTTTTACTGCACTTCATGATAAAATTCTGCAAATGAAGCAAAACTGCTACATGTACAAACTGAGACTCATGAAGAAACTCAGCTCTCTGCTGCCAAACATTCGTGGAGACGTGATGAAGGAAACTGACCTGAATGATCTTCTACAAGAACATAATGAGTCTCCATTCAGTGGACGAGACCTGGCAGAATGgctgaaagagagagaaagagagtctGACGTCATTAAACTAATCCTCAGACAGCTGAAGGGTGCTGGTGCTCAGATAGGAGTCAACATAGATCTGGTCTTGATGGATCTAGAGGTTGGAAATCTGGTCTGTTACACATTCACATCCTTGAACTGTTCAGACATGCTGCTTCTACAACAAAAGGCCCATCTAAATCCTTCAACAAAAGGAAAAAATGAGAACAGCCTTGATTCAGAGCAGAAGTCTTGGCTCACTCCTGAGATCCACAAGACCACGAGGAACAACTTGAAGATATTTAAGAACTTTATTGATTCAAAAGACCGTAAACCAGCCAAGTTCATTGTGTCCTCAAAGGACATGAAGAACAATCCTGGTTCCTGCATTTTGCTGTATGAAAGTGAATGTGATGAAGCTGTTTGCTTTATTCCTCCATCCAAACCAGCCTGTCCAATTACTGAAGAGGTCAAAGATAATAGTGTGGTTGTGAAGGTTCCTCCATCATGTCCTGCTACAGTGGAGCTCAGAATACTGTATAAACTGAAGCAGGGCATACTCTGGACATCTAAACCTGTGCTGAAGGATGAACTCACAGTTACTCTGACTGATCTGAGAGCAGGAACTGAATATAAGATCAAATGTGCAGCGCTGGGGAAACTCAACTACACCGTagacagtgatgtcatcagcgtCACCACAGAG GGAAAGGACCATTTTAATATCG TCACGGACGTCAAAGAAGAGGGACACTTGCTCCCTTTTACTACCTCCGGACCTCATAAATCTTTTGAGA TATCAGATAAATTCAAACTGGGACTGAAGGACGAGTTTCAGTATCTGAATGAAGAAAAATCTCCTGGAGAAAGACGACTACTGAATGATGTCTTCATTGAGCGGCACATAATAAAGGAAACAGATTCTCACATCAGCGACAATACAGAGATCATAAGCAACAACATCTTTGAAAGACAGAATATCAGGACAGTTTTGATGAAGGGTGAAGCTGGCATTGGAAAAACTGTGACACTGCAGAAGTTCATCCTGGACTGGGCTGAAGAGAAGTCAAACCTAGATATTGAATATGTATTGCTGGTCCCTTTCCAGAAGTTAAACATTATCAGAGATATGGTGAAGGAGTGTAGCTTCATGGAGCTTCTCCAGCAATGCTTTAAAAACACTGAACATCTGAAGCCTGACTCTGACAGGATCATGCTGATCTTTGATGGACTACATGAGTTTAAACTCCCTCTGGATTTCACAAACACTAAGAGTATTACTGATCCAAACAAACCAGCCTCAGTCACTGATCTACTGACAAACCTCATCATGGGGAACCTGCTTCCAAACGCTCAGATCTGGATCACCAGCAGACCAGCGGCAGCCAATCAGATTCCTGCACAATATATTGATCGTGTGACAGAGATCCAGGGCTTTAATGATGAACAGAAGGAGGAATATTTCAGAAAGAGCATCAGTGATCCTATTATGGCCAATAAAGTCATCAGTCACATCAGGACATCACCACGCATCAACAGCATGTGTTATTCACCAGATTACTGCAGATTCATCACAGCGATTCCTGAGGAAATTATCAGTACAGGCGGTTCAGATCTCCCTAAGACTCTCACTCAGATGTACAGCAGATTTCTGTTAGCTCAGACCGAACCGAATCGAGAGAGAAAAGAGACCATCAGAGCTCTGGGGAAAATAGCATTTCATCTGTTGGTAAACGGCAGCTCTCTCTTCTGTGATGAACCTGATGGACTCAGTGCTGAACGTGTTAAAGCAAGCtcatcaatcataaaagtgattGATGAACAAAGAAAGTCCTTCTGTTTCATGGATCACAGAACACAGGCGTTTCTGGCAGCTTTATATGTGACTGAGATCATTAATGGAGGAAATGCAGTCCATCTCAGAGATCTCTCCAGCCTAAAACTTGAATATGGAGAGCGGAGCTTGACAGACTACAACTTACTCCAGAAAGTGATGAACATCGCTCTACAGAAACAGATGGATCTCTTCTTCTGCTTCTTACTGGGTTTGACACTGGAGTCCAGTCAGAGAACTTTAAAAGACCTCCTGACACAGAGAAGAAGAAGCTCTTCATCCAGTCTAGCAACAATTCAACACATCAAAACCATGATCACGAATTcctcttcagaaaatgcagtCGAAAACAGTCTCCTGTTTGACGCTTTGAAAGAGCTGGATGACCGATATCTAATCCAGCAGATTAAAACACATCTGAAATCTGGACTCAGACTCTCTCCTGTTGAGTTTTCCTCTCTGATGATTGTGCTTCTGAACCCAGAAGAGCAGCTGGATCAGATCAAATCAGTGGTCAAAACATTTGGAGAACATGA GTTGAGATCTCTGAGATCGAACCCATCTCAtctgagagagctggacctgagtGGGAATATACTTGGagattcaggagtgaagctgctGTCAGATCTACTAGAAGATCCTCAGTGTAAACTGGAGAAACTGGA GTTGAGATCTTGTCAAATCAGTGACAAAGGTTATGATGTTCTGAgttcagctctgagatcaaacccGTCTCAtctgagagagctggacctgagtAAGAATAACATTACATGTTCAGGAGTGAAGCAGCTTTCAGATCTACTGGAACATCCTCAGTGTAAACTGAAGAAATTGGG